The stretch of DNA TGATGTATTTATAATGTTAATGTAAAATCATTAAATCATCAAGATGTGGGGAAATTACATTGTCAAATATAATTATTCGATTTAAGAAATCTGTGGTCATTCTATTCTTCGTATTAATGATTATCTCGGCATTTGCTTTCTTATTCGTAGATGTAAATTATAATATGCAAGATTATTTACCGGAGGATGCTGAATCAACAGTCGGGTTAGATGTAATGGATGAAGAGTTTTCCAGCGGAGTATCCAATACGAATGTAATGATCGAGGATGTCACGATTCAAGAAGCGATGGAGTATAAGCAAGAGATAGAGTCAATGGACGGTGTCACCGAGGTGTTATGGCTAGATGATGCTATAGACCTTCGTGAGCCAATAGAGGTGGCTGATACTGATACAGTAGAGAATTATTATAAGGATAATAAAGCACTTTTGTCGGTTACGATAGAAAGTGGTGAAGAAGTAGCAGCTACTGATCAAATTTACGAACTAATCGGTGAAGAGAATGCCATTTCTGGTGAAGCAGCTAATACAGCGACCCAACAGAAAATGGCTGGTAGTGAAACAATGTATGCTGCAGCTTTACTAATTCCGATTATTATAATCATACTTGTTCTATCGACGAATTCATGGTTAGAACCGGTATTTTTCCTGACGGCGATTGGTGTATCTGTATTAATAAATCTAGGTACAAATATCTTTGTAGGTGAGGTTTCCTTTATCACCCAATCGGTAGCACCAATCTTACAACTAGCAGTTTCGCTGGATTATGCCATATTCCTATTACATAGTTTCCAGGATTATCGTAATAGGGGGAATAAACCAGAAGAAGCTATGAAACTGGCAATGAAAGAATCATTCCCGGTTGTTAGTGCTAGTGCCTTAACTACATTCTTTGGATTTACAGCACTTATGTTTATGGACTTTGGAATCGGTGCTGACTTAGGATTAAGCCTTGTTAAAGGGATTTTATTGAGTTTCATTAGTGTTATGATATTCCTGCCAGCATTAACATTATTACTTTATCCTTGGATTGACAAAACACAGCACAAGTCACTTATTCCAAGTTTTAAAGGTGTAGGAAAGAAATTAATCAAGTTACGAATTCCAGTTCTTATTCTTATAGCACTGGTAATTGTTCCGAGTTTTCTTGCGCAAAGCAGTACGGAGTTCACTTACGGTATGGGCGATCAGCCAGAAAATACTCGTTTAGGTTCCGATATAAATCAGATTCAAGAGACTTTTGGAGAATCAACCTCTGTTGTGTTATTAGTGCCTAATAACGATATCGGAAAAGAACAAGAAATGATTCAAGATATAGATACAATCGATCATGTAACTTCCGTTGTAGGTTACGCTAATATGGTTGGAAGTACAATCCCGCAAGATTATTTAGAAGAAAATGTCACCGAACAATTTCTTTCGGAAAACTACAGCAGAATTATTATTAATACGGATGTTGGTGCAGAAGGAGATGTACCATTTAAGTTAGTAGAAGAAGTTCGCAGTGTGGCTACTTCTTATTATGGAAATGAAGCATTAACGCTTGGAGAAAGTGTTGCGCTTTATGATATGAAAGAAACTGTCACCGCGGATAATAAATTAGTAAACATCCTTACTATTGTAACTATAGCTATCGTATTGTTATTCACATTCCGATCGATATCTATACCGGTTGTATTATTGGTGACGATACAATCAGCTGTATGGATTAACTTATCCGTACCATATTTCACAGATACATCCCTTGTATTTGTAGGGTATTTAATTGTGAGTACAGTACAATTAGCTGCAACGGTAGATTATGCAATTCTTTTAACCGAGACGTATAAACAAAATCGCAAAGATATGGCCGCCTTACCTGCCATTAAAAAGACGATTGATGATAAATTGTTCTCGATAGCAGTATCTGCATCGATACTATCTAGTGTTGGATTTATATTATGGCTAACATCTTCAAATCCGATTGTAGGATCGATTGGTCTATTATTAGGTAGAGGGGCGTTATTAGCCTTTATTCTAGTAATTACGTTATTGCCAGCATTGCTTGTTATTGGTGATAAATTGATTTGGAAGACTACTCTCGGTACGAAAGTTTATAAGGAGGAAAAGCATGAAGATAATTAAATGGTTATGGCTTACTCTAGCAATCTTTTTCTTTCCTGTATTAATTACAAATGCAGAAGCGAATACTTCTGATTCTAATGATATCGATAGTGAAAATACAGAAGCTGGAGAGGTTTCTAGTAAAAATGAAGTTATTTATGCTAATTTACAAGCTGGCGGAAGCATGAAAGATATGTATGTTGTTAATGCGTTTGAATTATCGAAGCCAGGTTTGATTGAGGATTATGGTAATTATCAAGGTGTGAAGAATTTAACAGATACGTCACCCGTGGAACAGAATGATGATAAGGTTTCGATGATTGCAGAAGATGATTCTTTTTACTATCAAGGAAATATTACTAAAGAGTTACCTTGGACGTTTGATATTAAGTACTATCTAGATGGTAAAGAAATGGAACCTGAACAAATGATTGGTGAATCGGGAGAAGTTGAAATAACCATTGATGTTCAAGAGAACGATATAGATACATCTGCATTCTTTGAAAACTATATGCTTCAAATTTCACTACCATTGAATACAGATCACTTTCAAAATATAGAGGCACAGGATGCAACAATAGCTAATGCAGGTAAGAATAAGCAAATTGCATTTACCGTGATGCCTGAAGAAGAAGAACAATTTTCCATTAAAGCACAAACGGATAATTTTGAAGTAGATGGATTAGAAATTTCTGCATTACCTTCATCTATGTCTATAGATAGTCCAGATACAGATGAATTAACGAGCGAGTTTGAATCTCTAACGGATGCTGTTGGAGAGATCGATAATGGTGTTGGTGAATTAAGTGATGGCATTAGTGGATTAGCTTCTGGATTATCTGAATTAGAAAATGGTTCATCCCAATATAAAAATGGGATGGATGAATTAAATCAATCTAGCAGTCAATTAACAAATGCTTCATCTCAAATTAATGACGCATTATCTACGATTCAATCACAAATAGGGCAAGCAAGCGGTGCAAGTGGATTAGATCAATTAGAAGAATTAGAAACGGCTGTCACTGAAATGTCCAGTGGATTAGACGAATTAGCTAATGGGATGGACGATTTAGCTTCAAACTATAGCGATGCAAATCAAGCTCTAGAAAATGCGATTAACCAGATTCCTGAAAGCTCAATTTCAGAATCAGATATTGAAGCATTGTATCAAAGTGATGCAGATCAAGAGGTTGTTGATGAATTAGTGGCAACATACGAAGCAGCTCAGTCGGTAAAAGGAGCATATGATTCAGTTGGAGAAGCGTTCGATGCAGTTGAACCCAGCTTAACTACCTTTAGTGAGTCTACTAGAGAAGTATCAAATCATTTACGTGAATTAGCAGACGGGTTACAAGAATCAATGGATCAAGTAGATGTTGATGAAGGATTAAATGAACTTACAGCAGGATTAGAAGAAATGTCTTCTAATTACAGCCAATTTCACGATGGATTGATGGAATATACAAATGGCGTTAATGAACTAGCTAATTCGTATACTGAAATTCATAATGGTATTGGTGAATCAGCGGATGGTGCAGGTCAAATTGCTGATGGTGCTAGTGAATTAGAAGAGGGTACTGGACAGCTTTATGATGCAACTTCAGAAATACCTGATGAAATGCAAGAAGAAATTGATTCTATGATTTCACAGTATGATAAATCTGATTTCAATCCAATTTCATTTGTTTCCGATCAGAATGATGAAATAACAGATTCGGTTGAATTTGTTATTAGCACGGATAGTCTTATAAAAGAAGAGGCAGAGAATACAGAAGAAGAAACAGAAGAAGAAAAAGGATTCTTAGAAAAACTAAAAGATTTATTTAGATAACAGTTTGATGAGGACTATCAAGTTTAATAGCTTGGTAGTCTTTTTTAGTAAAAATGTAAAGAGGAAATCGGGGTGAACAGTAAGAATTTATAATGATAATTGTATATAAAGGGGGAGAACAAGATGAAAAGAAAATATGGTGATCGAGCTAATTGGCAGAGGATACTAGAGAGAAGTTATGCTCAAGCCTACATAAATGAAAAAGAATTCAAAGGATATATAACATTAATTCATATGAAAAAAGTGTCTCAACCATTGGTTATTCATTATGAGCAAGGAAAACAATTGAGCATTGTTGAGGATGGGTTTATGTGGCTACAACAATTTCCAGATCATGAGCATTTTGCTGTTACGACAACATTTGATGCTAATGGTAATGTAAAACAGTGGTACATTGATATCGCATGGGCTAATGGGGTGGAAGGGGGGATTCCATACGTCGATGACTTATATCTTGATATTGTTCATTTGCCATCGGGAGAAACATTTATGTTAGATGAAGAAGAACTTCAGGATGCCTTATTAACTAATGAGATCAATCGAGATATGTATAATTTAGCACAGAATGAATCTATTAAAATTCAAGAACAAATTAAGAATAATTCTTTTTCAATCCTTTCATTAGTACATCAACATATGGAGTATCTAAAACGTAGATTAGATTAAGTGGTTGAACAAACGTTTGATTTAATTTATTTCGTATGGTAACAAGGAGTAAATTACCTATCTAAAGGAAATAGGACTGACTGGAATTGAACATTATCATTCGATGAAGGAAGAACGAATAGCCCATAAGAAAGAGTTTTATTTCATGAAGTTGAAAAGAAAAGAAGGAATTTGAAAGCGATACAGATGCGGCTAATGCCTTAAAATAGCGGATTTCTTCGCAATGAGTTATAAAAAATATCTAAGAAACTCATTAATTAAATATGGAAAAAATCTTGGAAAATGAAGAGAAGTTTCCCAACTTAATTGTCTATAAATCTAATATTATCAATGATATGATTAAAGTAGAAAAAGTAAACATGTGGTATTAGCATAAAAGCTTCCCCCCACTCACATGTTTACTCTTTTTTATGTACAAGCTATAAGTCACCAATATATTCAATGTTCATACGTTTTAACAGATATTTTTGAGACATTTGAAAGTATATAGAAGCGAGTTTATACTTTCCTCTTGCTTTGAATCCATTAGCAAGCCATCCGGAATATTTTAGACAATGTCTGAGGTCTTGTATTCCATCAAAGTAATTAATTGCAGCGACACCTACCTCTTCCGTTATATATTGATAATCGGCAAGATCTTGATACACTTTTAAATGATGCGTGTATTTAGGATGAGCTTCCGGTGCGCTTTTTATCACGGCAAATCCCTGATCTATCCAATAAGTAACCTTATCCCATTGCTCATATTTTGCATATTCAATTACGATAGAGAATATCGTAACCAGTTTGTTGTTTGCTTTTTGTTTATAGGATAAGCTTTTTTTATAATATGGAATGACTTTTTCTGGTTGTAAATGAGAACTTAATGAACCGAGATTTTGATAAATTACTCCTTTTAAGAGTTCAACTTCTTCTAACATTCGAGTTTCATTTGTCATTTTTAAAGCTAGCTCATAAGATTTAAGTGCTTCTTCAAGGTTATTTCCCTTCTTATAAGCAATACCAATTAGTAGATAACAATCAATGGTTCGATTGATAATGAAGGCACGTTGAAAATACTTTAAGGAAAGTTTCCCGTATTCTATGGTATTAATTACTTCATCACAGGAATTATATGCAATAGCAAGCATGTATTGATGATCAGCTCTCTCCCAACCTTCTAATACGATATCATCTGAAATTACTAAAGCCTCTTTAAAATACGTTAATGCCTGATGAATATCTGCATACGTATGATGGAAAATTGCTTTGCATTGTAAAAATAAAAACTGTTGGTTTGGTGTAAAGTTTTCTTTTTCTTGTTCTAAGTAATCTAGATAAAAAGTACTACGCTCTTTATCTTCAAAGAAAAGTGTTAATCGAAAAATTAATAATTGCAGTTCTAAAAATGTCGTTTTACGGTAGATATTTTTCATGTATTGCAATTCATTTATTTTTTCTTCGATAAATTTAGATTCTCGATATATGCGAGCTCGTTTAGAAATAGCGCGTATTTCTTCAATAAAAGCCTCTTCATTTTTTTCTTGGTCAGAAAGCTCAATATTCAATTTCTGTAGTAAGAGGTTAATAACCTCATCACTTGCTGTAGTTGTATTGTTTTCAATTTTACTTAAATAGGATGTGGAACAAATACCTTTTGCTAATTGAGTTTGTTTAATTTGCTGCTTTAGTCGTTCTAGTTTAATGATATCCCCAATATTATTCATATTTCTCCCCCACCTTGCCCGTATCTATAGTATGATTATTTTTGTATATTAATTAGAATTGTCTGTTATTATTAGTTTAACGGTAATACTATAATTGAACAATAAAAATAGGTAAATTTGTATAATTTTGGGTGAGTGACCAATAAATACTCCTAGAGTAGTAGATTTTGGAGTGGATAAAATTGAACAAATGGATAGGTTCAGCGGCAGTTTGTATAAATAATCAGAGTGAAGTTTTAATGGTTCTGCAAGGGAAGAAAGAAGAAATTAAAACGTGGTCGATTCCTTCTGGCGGTGTCGAAGGTGGAGAAACGTTAGAGGAATGCTGTATACGTGAGCTAAATGAAGAAACGGGATATGTAGGGGAACTAATTTGTTCTGAGCCGATTAGAACGAAAGTCAGTATGGAAAACGAAATACCAGTTGAAGTGAAATATTATAGCGTTAAAATTGTTGGCGGGAGTATGCATATACAAGATCCGGATGGATTAATCTATGATATTAGGTGGATTAATTTACAAGAGTTTCGTGATTTAAATTTAACATTTCCGGAAGACCGCAAGTTTTTAGTAGGACTACTAGAATAAGTTCAACCAGGGGGATAGTAGAATGTTGTACGTAGATGAAGTATATGGTGAGTTTGAAATTGGTGGAGTGCTTGTGGATCTAGTGGAAAGTGAGAAGGAGAGTGAACTTATTGAAGATAATCGAAAAGAATCTGATCGCATCCTATAATAAAATGGCTGGTGAAAGAGATAAGCTTCGAATGAGTGAATGGAAAAAGGGAGAAAGAGATGTATTTGAACGTTTTATACTGAAAAGAGAAAGTAAGAACTTACTAGAAGTAGGTGCTGGAACAGGTCAGGATAGTCTTTATTTTCAAGAATTGGGATTAGAGGTAACTAGCGTAGATTTGTCGACAGAGATGGTAAAGCTTTGTAAGGAAAAGGGGCTAAATGCGAAAGAAATGAGTGTCTTCGATTTGGAGTTTCCGGACAACACCTTTGATGCGATTTGGTCATTAAACTGTTTACTACATATCACGAAGGAAGAATTACCACGCGCTTTACATGAAATAAAGCGAGTACTAAAGCCTAATGGGATATTTTACATGTTAAGAGAGTATAAAAATTTGGAATTCAAATAGTTCGTAGATAGAAATGGCTACGTCCAGCTCCCGTGCCCAGAAACTAGGCGACTTCACGAAATCGCCCTACAATAAGTCATCATCGATTCGTCACCTCACCGTGATTCCTTTATCTCAGTTGATTCGTTCCACTCGCTACGTTTCTAAACAGGCACCTGCGCTTTTGTTATGGGTGTATATGGGGGTAAGAACTCTCAAGGAGTTTGGGAAAAGGATACATACAATCCAAAAAGATTCTTTTCTTTCTACCTCGATGAACAGATTCAAGCTGTTGTAGAAAAGGTTTTTAACGTAGAGTATATCAATATAATTCCTAAAGATATAATTGGTGGAGAGCAAGAGCTAAGTTTTCAATCAATGGTGTTAACGAAATAACAAAGAACCTCCGTATCTATGAGAAGAACGCATGGATTGGAGGTTTATTTTGTTGTATCTTCTTGAAGTTTCTGCTGTTTACGAATAGTGTGTGCTTGTCCCCATTCATGCATTGCATGAAGCAAATCTTCTAAGGTTCTTCCATATTCGCTTATCGAATATTCAACACGGGGAGGAACTTCAGGATAGACGACGCGATTAATGATCTCCTCATTTTCTAACTCTCGTAGTTGTTTTGTAAGCATTTTTTGTGTGATTCCTGGAATACTACGTTTAAGATCACTAAAACGAACGGTTCCTTTTTCCATTAAATGTAATAGAATAATTGGCTTCCATTTTCCAACCAGTATACCTAAGGCATCCTCTACACTACAATGATTCGCATCAATGTTCATCTGCTCATCCCTTTCATATGAACAATAGTATCTTTAAGGAAACTATGTTTCTTCTAGGTGCGTACTTCTAAAATAACACTATATCATTCATAATAGCATTAATAGAAAATGTCGAATAGAGGCAATTAAAACATTAGAGGTGTTTGTAATGGAGAAATATCGTATCAACCCAAACCAGGGATTAGAATTTGGTTTATATACATTAGGGGATCACATGACAGATCCAAATACAAATAAGCGCATTTCTGCAGAACAGCGATTAAAAGAGATTATCCGTCTTGCTCAACTTGCAGAACAAGCTGGAATTGATTTTTTTAGTGTCGGTGAGAGTCATCAAGATTATTTTGCTACGCAAGCACACTCGGTTGTACTGGGTGCCATCGCACAGGCGACAGAGAAAATAAAAATCGCAAGTTCTTCCACAATTATTAGTACATTAGATCCCGTTAGAGTTTATGAAGATTTTGCAACGATCGATCTTATTTCTGG from Oceanobacillus iheyensis HTE831 encodes:
- a CDS encoding efflux RND transporter permease subunit, with the protein product MSNIIIRFKKSVVILFFVLMIISAFAFLFVDVNYNMQDYLPEDAESTVGLDVMDEEFSSGVSNTNVMIEDVTIQEAMEYKQEIESMDGVTEVLWLDDAIDLREPIEVADTDTVENYYKDNKALLSVTIESGEEVAATDQIYELIGEENAISGEAANTATQQKMAGSETMYAAALLIPIIIIILVLSTNSWLEPVFFLTAIGVSVLINLGTNIFVGEVSFITQSVAPILQLAVSLDYAIFLLHSFQDYRNRGNKPEEAMKLAMKESFPVVSASALTTFFGFTALMFMDFGIGADLGLSLVKGILLSFISVMIFLPALTLLLYPWIDKTQHKSLIPSFKGVGKKLIKLRIPVLILIALVIVPSFLAQSSTEFTYGMGDQPENTRLGSDINQIQETFGESTSVVLLVPNNDIGKEQEMIQDIDTIDHVTSVVGYANMVGSTIPQDYLEENVTEQFLSENYSRIIINTDVGAEGDVPFKLVEEVRSVATSYYGNEALTLGESVALYDMKETVTADNKLVNILTIVTIAIVLLFTFRSISIPVVLLVTIQSAVWINLSVPYFTDTSLVFVGYLIVSTVQLAATVDYAILLTETYKQNRKDMAALPAIKKTIDDKLFSIAVSASILSSVGFILWLTSSNPIVGSIGLLLGRGALLAFILVITLLPALLVIGDKLIWKTTLGTKVYKEEKHEDN
- a CDS encoding DUF402 domain-containing protein, with translation MKRKYGDRANWQRILERSYAQAYINEKEFKGYITLIHMKKVSQPLVIHYEQGKQLSIVEDGFMWLQQFPDHEHFAVTTTFDANGNVKQWYIDIAWANGVEGGIPYVDDLYLDIVHLPSGETFMLDEEELQDALLTNEINRDMYNLAQNESIKIQEQIKNNSFSILSLVHQHMEYLKRRLD
- a CDS encoding helix-turn-helix domain-containing protein, which produces MNNIGDIIKLERLKQQIKQTQLAKGICSTSYLSKIENNTTTASDEVINLLLQKLNIELSDQEKNEEAFIEEIRAISKRARIYRESKFIEEKINELQYMKNIYRKTTFLELQLLIFRLTLFFEDKERSTFYLDYLEQEKENFTPNQQFLFLQCKAIFHHTYADIHQALTYFKEALVISDDIVLEGWERADHQYMLAIAYNSCDEVINTIEYGKLSLKYFQRAFIINRTIDCYLLIGIAYKKGNNLEEALKSYELALKMTNETRMLEEVELLKGVIYQNLGSLSSHLQPEKVIPYYKKSLSYKQKANNKLVTIFSIVIEYAKYEQWDKVTYWIDQGFAVIKSAPEAHPKYTHHLKVYQDLADYQYITEEVGVAAINYFDGIQDLRHCLKYSGWLANGFKARGKYKLASIYFQMSQKYLLKRMNIEYIGDL
- a CDS encoding NUDIX hydrolase; amino-acid sequence: MNKWIGSAAVCINNQSEVLMVLQGKKEEIKTWSIPSGGVEGGETLEECCIRELNEETGYVGELICSEPIRTKVSMENEIPVEVKYYSVKIVGGSMHIQDPDGLIYDIRWINLQEFRDLNLTFPEDRKFLVGLLE
- a CDS encoding class I SAM-dependent methyltransferase codes for the protein MKIIEKNLIASYNKMAGERDKLRMSEWKKGERDVFERFILKRESKNLLEVGAGTGQDSLYFQELGLEVTSVDLSTEMVKLCKEKGLNAKEMSVFDLEFPDNTFDAIWSLNCLLHITKEELPRALHEIKRVLKPNGIFYMLREYKNLEFK
- a CDS encoding winged helix-turn-helix transcriptional regulator, whose translation is MNIDANHCSVEDALGILVGKWKPIILLHLMEKGTVRFSDLKRSIPGITQKMLTKQLRELENEEIINRVVYPEVPPRVEYSISEYGRTLEDLLHAMHEWGQAHTIRKQQKLQEDTTK